The sequence below is a genomic window from Coffea arabica cultivar ET-39 chromosome 4c, Coffea Arabica ET-39 HiFi, whole genome shotgun sequence.
TTCCCCCAGTTCTTTTCTTCTCACTTTTGCCACTCTTTTGATCCACAAATTGCGGCAGCGGCGGCGgcggtggaggaggaggaggcggTGTGGCTGGTTCTGAGATGGGTTCGTTGTTTTCCATCTGACTATCCcttctttttctcctcctctccCTTCTATGAGCAACACTTTGATGGACTCGCTTTGGCTTTTCATTATCCAGTGGTGGTGAAGCAGGCCGCAGCAGTGGTGATTCTGGCGGTGGAGATGATGGAGCTGGCGGTACTGGCGGAGGAGAAGATGGAGGGGGAGTAGCTGGAGTGTTTGAGGGTCGTTCCTGAGGATGAGGGTACGCAAATTTATCCACATAAAAGTTCTTGCTTTCCATCTGGGAATCATCAAATGTGTATTTCCAGCTTCGTCGACGATGAAGCTCGCCGGTGCGGGAGTACCGGGGAGTTTCGATTATCATATCATCATAACACATCCACGGATCATCCCCGGAGGCCACTCTTGAGGAGGCTACAAGTAGATCAGGATATGAGCTACATGTCCTCCTCAGCAGTCCACCTTGGTTATCAGTAGTAGAAGTACTGTTGTAGGCCGTCTGATCTGAATATCCATGCCATTGAAGAGGATTTGACTGATGCGTTTTTTCAGCTTCAATTGAGGAGTAATTATGCCATCCCTGTGCGGTTGATGGATTTGATTTTCGGGTTTCAGTTCTGGTACTAGTAGGAGTAGTATCATGATACTCCTCAAAGTTTCTATCTTCATTCTTGTTTCTACTGAGGAATCCAAAGACTAATGCAGCTAGAACTAATACCAAATTAAGAGAATCCCAGCTTCTCTTAACATTATTTGGCCTAAAGATTTGAGAAGAGAAGGAAATGGTTGCAGGGACTACCAAAACCAAGAAGGAAACAGCTGTTATCAGCAGAACGGAGACTAAAAGTCCAGAGCTTAAGAAGAAAGAGGATAGGCCGCGGCGGAATCGGCGGACACGGCCGCGATTGCTGGTGCTTTGTACCCAAAAGGGGGTCAAGTCTTCCCCCTCTTCCATGGTTTTTAGTTGCTTGTGTTGCTTTTGATAAAAGGAGATGAAGAGGAGCGCTCTGTGAAACAATGAATAATGCCTTTGTTCCCTCTTTAttgcttttgcttttcctttGCCTTCTTTGCTTGTACTTGTAGCAGCGCTAAAAA
It includes:
- the LOC113742291 gene encoding uncharacterized protein, with product MEEGEDLTPFWVQSTSNRGRVRRFRRGLSSFFLSSGLLVSVLLITAVSFLVLVVPATISFSSQIFRPNNVKRSWDSLNLVLVLAALVFGFLSRNKNEDRNFEEYHDTTPTSTRTETRKSNPSTAQGWHNYSSIEAEKTHQSNPLQWHGYSDQTAYNSTSTTDNQGGLLRRTCSSYPDLLVASSRVASGDDPWMCYDDMIIETPRYSRTGELHRRRSWKYTFDDSQMESKNFYVDKFAYPHPQERPSNTPATPPPSSPPPVPPAPSSPPPESPLLRPASPPLDNEKPKRVHQSVAHRRERRRKRRDSQMENNEPISEPATPPPPPPPPPPLPQFVDQKSGKSEKKRTGGNATKDFLNSLYHKKKKKRQRQKSVENFDALLNEPQMPPLHLQLPPQSPPPPPPPPPPPPSVLQNLFSSKKSKGKTTHTVISVPIPQLPSRHNPTQKALQPVKVRSFDSEEGNSNSGGESPLVPIPPPPPPPPFFKSPAWKFVLQGDYVRVNSNLSSRSGSPDLDDVESDGTPTAAADGGDMTPFAASPLFCPSPDVDSKAESFISRFRAGLKLEKIDSMNKRHGVGLSNLGPGSGPTDI